In a single window of the Necator americanus strain Aroian chromosome X, whole genome shotgun sequence genome:
- a CDS encoding hypothetical protein (NECATOR_CHRX.G26248.T1): MSNETCEHWQSLFSRINQYFRDDIVLNGTEHASKELGYAITAAYLVVIIFGACGNFLTMLVVALNPAMRTTRNFFIFNLALSDFFVCTVTAPMTLYTVLYMFWPFGTALCKIAGSLQGFNIFLSTFSIAAIALDRYVLVIFPTKRERQQNLSLMFFVFIWVVSLILAVPLLIASDLNTIYEDPSCGISLRICHEQNDIWQTMMISKQTYTLSVLATQYAFPLFSLVFAYTRIAHRMKLRFANRNISFPNSLSQNQRRRSVVERQRRTHLLLMCVVAVFAIAWLPLNVFHMVNTFEWVSLFSVSTFAVCHVAAMCSACLNPLIYAFFNHNFRTEFIALFERLGLRKLRGVVFTWDEDRARKKGMERESKTTVTRCNNGGAPSLLTTQFERHLEESVALNPDTDEQL; the protein is encoded by the exons ATGTCTAATGAGACTTGTGAGCACTGGCAGAGTTTATTCAGTCGTATCAACCAGTACTTTCGTGATGATATCGTTCTGAATGGAACAGAACATGCTTCAAAAGAG CTTGGGTATGCAATAACCGCTGCTTATTTGGTTGTGATAATTTTTGGAGCATGTGGTAATTTCCTTACGATGCTCGTCGTTGCCCTGAATCCTGCTATGCGGACAACTCGaaactttttcatctttaattTGGCTCTGTCAGATTTTTTT GTGTGCACTGTGACGGCACCAATGACCCTGTATACGGTTCTTTATATGTTTTGGCCGTTCGGCACGGCTTTGTGTAAAATTGCCGGATCGCTACAGggttttaatatatttttatcgACATTCTCCATTGCAGCTATTGCTCTTGATAG GTATGTACTAGTGATCTTTCCAACGAAACGAGAACGGCAGCAAAATTTGTCGTTGATGTTCTTCGTTTTCATATGGGTTGTATCCTTAATACTTGCTGTTCCTCTTTTGATTGCTTCCGATTTAAATACTATCTATGAGGATCCATCATGTGGAATATCATTGCGAATATGTCATGAGCAAAACGATATTTGGCAAACG ATGATGATTTCAAAGCAAACATACACGTTATCCGTTCTCGCAACTCAGTATGCCTTCCCATTGTTCTCGTTGGTGTTCGCCTATACTCGAATCGCCCATCGCATGAAATTGCGATTCGCTAATCGCAACATATCCTTCCCGAACTCACTTAGCCAAAATCAACGAAGAAG ATCTGTAGTTGAACGTCAACGTCGGACTCATCTTCTTCTGATGTGCGTTGTGGCCGTCTTTGCCATTGCATGGTTGCCTCTGAATGTTTTTCATATG GTGAATACTTTCGAATGGGTATCGCTATTCTCTGTCTCAACATTTGCCGTTTGCCATGTGGCTGCGATGTGTTCCGCATGTTTGAATCCGCTCATCTATGCATTTTTTAACCACAATTTCCGAACAGAATTTATTGCTTTATTCGAAAGACTTGGACTACG GAAACTCCGTGGTGTGGTATTCACATGGGATGAGGATCGTGCACGTAAAAAAGGTATGGAACGAGAAAGTAAAACCACTGTAACCAGATGCAATAACGGAGGTGCTCCATCTCTGTTAACTACACAATTCGAACGACATTTGGAAGAAAGTGTCGCATTGAATCCGGACACTGACGAACAGCTCTAA